The genomic DNA CCGTTGAGCACGTAATGGTTGCCGCGCTTGTCGGCGCGCAGTTTCATCGAGACTACATCGGAGCCCGCATTCGGCTCGCTCATGGCCAGGGCGCCGACGTGCTCGCCGCTGATCAGTTTGGGCAGGTATTTGAGTTTCTGCTCGTGGTTGCCGTTGCGGTTGATCTGGTTCACACACAGGTTGGAATGCGCACCGTAGGACAGCGCCACCGACGCCGAGCCGCGGCTGATTTCTTCCATGGCCACCACGTGGGCCAGGTAACCCAGGCCTGCGCCGCCGTATTCTTCCGGCACGGTGATGCCGAGCAGGCCCATGTCACCGAATTTGCGCCACAGGTCGGCGGGGAACAGGTTGTCGCTGTCGATCTGCGCCGCGCGGGGCGCGATCTCCTTGGCCACGAAGGCCTGCACCTGGTCGCGCAGCATGTCGATGGTTTCACCGAGGGCGAAGTTCAGGGACGGGTAACTCATGGACAGGCACCTTAATGTGAGCTTTGTTTTTGTGTGGACGGCGCCGGGGGAAGGGCGCTCACCTTTACGTTAACGTAAGCTTGCGTTGCGAGGCTGTCAATCGTAGTTTACGTTTACGTCAAGCAGCCGCCGTCCACCTTACAAAAAAGACAAAAGGGGTCGTTATGGATCAACCGAACCCGAGCTACAGCCGTGGCTCTCAGGACAAGACCTTGCTGGCCATGACCATTGGTCAGGCCTTCGATAACACCGCTGCGCAGTACCCGGACGGCGAGGCCCTCGTGGTCCGCCACCAGCAACGTCGCTACACCTGGCGACAATTGGCCGAGACCGTTGATCTGCATGCCCGCGCGTTTATGGCGCTGGGCATGCAGACTGGCGACCGTTTGGGCATCTGGTCGCCCAATTGCGCCGAGTGGTGCATCAGCCAGATCGCCAGCGCCAAGCTGGGTGTGATTCTGGTCAACATCAACCCGGCCTATCGCAGCAGTGAACTGGAATACGTGCTCAAGCAATCCGGCTGTCAGTGGCTGGTGTGTGCCGGGTCGTTCAAGACCTCGGATTACCACGCGATGTTGCTGGAATTGAAGCCCGACTTGCGTGGCATGATCAGCCTCGACCCCAACCCGCCCTCCGGCTTTCTGCCCTGGTCGCAGTTGGCGGCGCTTGGCGCAGGCATCCCGCCCGAGCAGTTGCACAGCCGGCAGGCCAGCCTGCATTTCGATCAGCCCGTGAACATCCAGTACACCTCCGGCACCACCGGCTTCCCCAAGGGGGCCACCCTCAGCCACCACAACATCCTCAATAACGGTTACATGGTCGGCGAAAGCCTGGGCCTCACGGCACAGGATCGCCTGGTGATTCCAGTGCCGCTGTATCACTGCTTCGGGATGGTGATGGGCAACCTGGGTTGCATCACCCACGGCACCACCATGATCTATCCGAATGACGGGTTTGACCCCTTGCTCACCTTGAGCGCCGTCGCCGAAGAGCGCGCCACCGGCCTGTACGGCGTGCCCACCATGTTTATCGCGATGCTCGACCACCCGCGCCGGGGTGAGTTCGCGCTCTCGACCCTGCGCACCGGCATCATGGCCGGCGCCACGTGCCCCATCGAAGTGATGCGCCGTGTCATCAGCGAGTTGCACATGAGCGAAGTACAGATTGCCTATGGCATGACCGAAACCAGCCCGGTGTCATTGCAGACCGGTGCACATGACGGCCTGGAGCGACGTGTGACCACGGTCGGGCGTACCCAGCCGCAACTGGAAAACAAAATCATCGACACCGCCGGTAACACCGTAGCGCGCGGTGAAATCGGCGAGCTGTGCACCCGTGGCTACAGCGTGATGCTCGGCTACTGGAACAACCCTGAAGGCACCCGCGACGCCATCGACGAGGCCGGCTGGATGCACACCGGCGACCTGGCGACCATGGATGCACAGGGTTACGTGTGCATTGCCGGGCGCAACAAGGACATGATCATTCGCGGTGGCGAGAACGTGTACCCGCGCGAGCTGGAGGAGTTTTTCTTCACCCACCCGGCAGTGGCGGATGTACAGGTCATCGGCATTCCCGACGAGCGCTACGGCGAAGAAATCGTCGCCTGGGTCAAGTTTCACCCTGGCCACGTGGCCAATGAACTGGAGCTGCAAACCTGGTGCAAGGGCCGCATTGCGCACTTCAAGACGCCCAGGCATTTCAAGTTCGTGGATGAGTTTCCGATGACGGTGACGGGCAAGATCCAGAAATTCCGCATGCGCGAAATTTCCATCGAAGAATTGCGAGCCCGATCCAACTAACGTCAACGGGCCCATGTGGGAGCTGGCTTGCCTGCGACAGCGGTGCATCAGGCACGGATACAGAACCTGACAGGCCGCAATCGCAGGCAAGCCAGCTCCCACAGATTGAACAGCTGAGTGTCAGGTGCAGAAAGCACAAAGGGGACCCGAAGGTCCCCTTTAATTTGTCGTTGCGTGCTCTTTTTTTATTATTGAGGGGCGGTCTATTGTTGTTTTTGGCAACCGTTACCCTTTACCGCTGTTTTTGGCGACCCCCATCCGGGGTCAAGAGCAAACGTATTTTTTTGAACGCTGATCTGCTTCTTCGTAATCGATCCAACCAGTGGGTAGCTACCTGAGGTAGTTTTATTTTTCTCTAACCGGTTGCGGGTTTCGGCATGCCGTACCCTGCGAAGCCCATCTTCTCCAAAAAAATCTGTTAGCTGCGTCTCTGCCGTGTTGTTTTTGTTATGTCAGAGTCGTTTCGTCTTATTTTTATTAGGTTTGGCGCTTTTTATTCTTGTTATGCCATAGAGATAGCAGAAGCCGTGCCAACTTCTAAAAGTCCTTTAAAATCAACGGTTTGATTTTTTTGTAGGACATGCCCTTCAGCAAATGCGACAAAATATGTTCCCGTGTTACTCGAAAGGTAGACGTGCGGTAACACATTGTCACAGCCGTTCTACTCAAACGGCATTACGTGCCTTGGCAACCCGCGAACCGGTCGGGCGGCCCAGTACCTGGCTGATTTGCTCGCCCGCGCGAATCAATGCGTCCAGGTCGATACCGGTCTCGATCCCCAAGCCGTTGAGCAGGTACACCACATCTTCAGTCGCGACGTTACCGCTGGCGCCCTTGGCGTACGGGCAGCCGCCGAGGCCCGCGATGGAGCTGTCGAACACATTGATACCCTCAAGCAGACTGGCGTAGATATTGGCGATGGCCTGGCCGTAGGTGTCATGGAAGTGACCGGCCAGCTTGTCCCGCGGCACCTGCCCTCCGACCACCTCGAACAACCGCCGCGTGGCGCCTGCCGTGCCGGTGCCGATGGTGTCGCCCAGGGAAACCTCATAGCAGCCCATGGCATACAGCTCCCGTGCGACGGCGGCCACTTGCTCCGGCGCAATTTGGCCTTCGTAGGGGCAGCCCAACACACACGACACATAGCCACGCACGCTGATGCCGTTTTGTTGGGCCGCTGCCATGATCGGTACAAAGCGCTCCAGGCTTTCGCTGATGGAACAGTTGATATTGCGTTGGGAAAACGCCTCGGAGGCTGCCGCGAACACCGCCACTTCCTTCACGCCGGCGGCCAGCGCATCTTCAAAACCGCGCAGGTTCGGGGCCAGCGCGCCATAGGTCACGCCCGCCTTGCGCTCGATCTGCGCAAACACCTCGGCAGAGCCGGCCATTTGCGGCACCCACTTGGGCGAAACAAAGCTGCCCACTTCGATATAGCCCAAGCCGGCCGCGCTCAGCGCATCCACCAGTAGCACCTTGTCGGCCACGCTGACGGGTTGTGCTTCGTTCTGCAAACCGTCGCGCGGGCCGACTTCCACCAGGCGAACGTGTGAGGGGAGAGACATGGCAATTCACCTTCTGATCAATGGCCAGCCTGGCCCATGGTTTGCGCGAGAGCCTGGGTGCAGCGCTCTTCGGCGGTGTCCAGTTCCAGTTTCATCTGTTCGATATCCAGCAATTGCTGTTCAAGCTGCTCACGACGCTCGGCGATTTTTGCCAGCATGCTGTTGAGCTGGATGTGGTTGCCGCTGCTGGGGTCGTAGAGTTCGATCAGCTCACGGCACTCTGCCAGGGAAAACCCGATGCGCTTGCCGCGCAGAATCAGCTTGAGGCTGACCTTGTCCCGCGCCGAGTAGATGCGCTCCTGGCCCCGGCGTTCCGGGGCCAGCAGGCCTTGTTCTTCATAAAAACGGATGGCGCGGGTGGTGATATCGAGCTCGCGGGCGAGGTCGGAAATACTGTAGGTGGTGCTCATGGCGGCGCTCAAGAAGGTCTTGGCGCTAAGCTAATGGCAGGTTGACGTAAACGTCAAGCAAATAGCCCGCATGGGCACTTATCCTGTGGCGAGGGAGGTTGCTCCTGCTGGGCCGCGAAGCGGCCCCAAGAGATGGGCCTGCTGCGCAGGCCAACGGGAGCAAGCTCCCTCGCCACAGAAGCGGTCAGGCTTGCTTGCCATCCAGCTTTTTCTCGTGCGCCGTCACCTGCTGGCACAACTCAATCATCTGCTCGCGCATCCAGCGGTTCGCCGGGTCCTGGTCGGTGCTTTCGTGCCAGTACAAATGGGTTTCCACCGGCGGCACGTCGTTGACCGGCAGGTTGAACCAGTGCAGTTCATGGCGGCGGGCGAAGCGTTCCGGCACGGTCATCACCATGTCGGTCTGTTGCAACACCTGCGAAGCCATCAGGTAATGCTGGGAGCGCAGGGCGATCTTGCGCTGCAGGCCCATCTTGCCCAGCGCCAGGTCCACATGGCCCAAACCGTTGCGGCGGCTGGAAATATGGATATGGGTCAGCCCCAGGTAGTCATCCAGGGTCAACTTGTCTTTGCCCGCCAGCGGATGGCCCTTGCGCATGGCACATACATAGCGGTCTTCCATCAGCTTGACGTGACGCACCTGGGGGTCGGTGTTGAGCGGCGCATCCACGGCAAAATCCAGGCGTCCGGCAGCCAGTTCCTTGGTGGTTTCGCGACGTTTGGACAGAAAGCTCTCGATCACCACCGTCGGTGCCAGGCGGCGCAGGCGCTGGAACAGCAGCGGCAAAATCACCGCTTCGGTGAGGTCGGTCATGCTGATGCGATAGGTTTTGGCCGCTTGCTGGGGGTTGAAAATCCGGCTTTCCTGCACCGACACCCGCAGCAACGACAATGCGTTGCGCACCGGGCCGATGATGTTTTGCGCCATCGGGGTGGGCACCATGCCTTGGGCGGTACGCACAAAGAGCGGGTCGTTGAAGGTTTCGCGCAAGCGCGCCAGGGCGTTGGACACCGCCGGCTGAGTGATGCCCACGATCTGCCCGGCGCGGGTCAGGTTGGCTTCGGTGTAGATCGCGTCGAAGACGATGAAGAGGTTAAGGTCGACCTTGCTCAGATTCATTGCGTTGCGCTCTTATTGTTAGGTGCCGATAGGCCGATCATATATCGGTGATGAATGTTAATACACGCCGAGAATAGGCTAGGTAAATTATCAACGCTGTTCTAGCATCGATTGCATGACCTAAACAACCTCTCAAAGAAGGGAGCTGCTCATGGATTTCGCCTATTCGCCCAAGGTTCAGGAACTGCGTGAACGCGTCACCGCGTTCATGGATGCTTACGTTTACCCGGCCGAGCCGGTGTTTGAACGCCAGGTCAGCGAAGGCGACCGCTGGCAGCCCACCGCCATCATGGAAGAGTTGAAAGCCAAGGCTAAGGCTGACGGCCTGTGGAACCTGTTTTTGCCCGAGTCCGAACTGGGTGCGGGCCTGACCAACCTCGAATACGCACCGCTGGCCGAAATCATGGGTCGCTCGCTGCTGGGTCCGGAGCCGTTCAACTGCTCGGCTCCCGACACCGGCAACATGGAAGTGCTGGTGCGCTACGCCAACGAAGAACAGAAACAACGCTGGCTGGAACCGCTGCTGCGCGGTGAGATCCGTTCGGCGTTCGCCATGACCGAACCTGACGTAGCCTCCTCGGACGCCACCAACATGGCTGCGCGCGCCGAGCGCCAGGGCGACGAATGGGTGATCAACGGCAAGAAATGGTGGACCTCCGGCGCCTGCGACCCACGCTGCAAGATCCTGATCTTCATGGGCCTGAGCAACCCGGACGCGCCGCGCCATCAGCAGCACTCCATGATCCTGGTGCCGGTGGACACCCCCGGCGTGAAAATCGTGCGCCCGTTGCCGGTGTTCGGCTACGACGACGCGCCCCACGGCCACGCTGAAGTGCTGTTCGACAACGTGCGCGTGCCGTACGAAAACGTGCTGTTGGGTGAAGGCCGTGGCTTTGAAATCGCCCAGGGCCGCCTGGGGCCGGGCCGTATCCACCACTGCATGCGCTCCATCGGCATGGCCGAACGGGCACTGGAATTGATGTGCAAACGCTCCGTCAGTCGTACCGCGTTCGGCAAGCCGTTGGCACGCCTGGGCGGCAATATCGACAAGATCGCCGACTCACGCATGGAAATCGACATGGCGCGCCTGTTGACCCTGAAAGCGGCGTACATGATGGACACCGTGGGTAACAAAGTCGCGAAAAGCGAAATCGCCCAGATCAAGGTGGTGGCGCCGAACGTGGCGCTGAAGGTGATCGACCGCGCGATTCAGATGCATGGCGGCGCAGGAGTATCGAATGACTTCCCGCTGGCCTACATGTACGCCATGCAACGCACCCTGCGCCTGGCCGATGGGCCGGACGAAGTGCACCGCGCGGCGATCGGCAAGTTCGAGATCGGCAAGTATGTGCCCAAAGAACTGATGCGCAGCGGGCAGTAACACCGCGTCGCCTGCATCGCGGGCAAGCCCGCTCCCACATTTGACCGAGTTCCAACTTGAGAATGCGACCGAGTGCAGGAGCGGGCTTGCCCGCGATGAGGCCAGTGTTTACAGCACAAAGCCCAAGGTTCAGTACACCCAAACCTCTACCCGCCGATTCTTGATCCGCCCCTCATCGGCTGTATTCGCCGCCACCGGCATCTGTGCGCCGAACCCGCGAATATCCCGCAACACCACGCCGCTTTTCACCAGTTCGCGCCGTACCGCCATCGCTCGCAATTTCGAGAGTAAAGCCGCCCGCTGCGGGTCATTCTTGGCATCGCCAAACCCCACCAGCGTCACCTGTTTGTCCAATTTGTCATGGCTTTTCAAATAGGCCACCACCCGCTGCAAGTCCTGGCGTGCCTTGTTGTCCAGGCTGGCACTGCCTTCTTCGAAGCGAAAATTCACGGTCAAACGCTGGGCGTCACGGGCGATGGCCTGGTAGTCCTCGGGCATGGAGGCACGCGGTTCCACCGCGATGGCTTGCACGTGCTGCGCAATAAACCCGTTGGCCGCGACGATTGCCTGGCCCTTGCTGCTCTGGGCGAAACTCACCAGCGCGTTGGCCCACAGGTTGTGCCCCGACGGCGGCAGGTAAAAATACAGCCGGCGCGACAGCGGGTAATCCTCGGTGGCAATCAGGCTGGTGATCGGCAGCATGGGCTGCGAGTCGCCGTCGACAATCGCCACCGCCTTGGCCTGGCGCACATAGGGCAGGCCGATAAACCCGATGCCTTGAGGGTCATGGCTGACCGCGTCGGACAATTCTTCGCTGGATTCAAACCGCTTGGCGTCAGGGGCGAGGGGTTTACCGCGCAGGCGCAGCACCAGTTCCTTGAACGTGTCGTAGGTGCCGGATTGATCATCGCGGGCGTACAGATGAATCGCGCCGCCGACGCCGCCCAGTGCTTCCCAGGTCGTGATTTCGCCGTTGAAAATCTGCGCCAACTGCTCGGTGGTCAAGGTATTCAGTGGGTTGCGCGGGTTGAGGATGATCGCCAGCCCGTCGATGGCAATCACTTGTTCGGCACCGGGGCTTTTCAGGTCGCCGAGGGGTTCCAGGTCAACCAGCTCGCTGTCCTTGATCGGGCGCGAAGACGCCGCGAGGTCGGCGCTGGCTTTTTTCAGTGCGGCAAAGCCGGTGCTGGAACCGTGGGCTGCGACTTCAATGGTCACCGTCTTGCCCTGACGCGTCTTGCCAATCACCCGTTGCTCGTTGGCGCCTTCAGCCGGCTGACTGTGCACGCCCTGCAACCCCTGGTGCTCCATCAAACCCATCACCAGTGCCGGCCCCAGCGCCGCGCCAATGGTGTTGGAACCCTGGATGCGCAACGCAGGGCCTTGATCGGGAACGGGGAGGGGACTAGCAGCAGCGTAGAAGGGGAAAACAGTCAGCAGAAACAGAACGCGCAGCTTCATGCCGGCACCTTC from Pseudomonas tolaasii NCPPB 2192 includes the following:
- a CDS encoding AMP-binding protein translates to MDQPNPSYSRGSQDKTLLAMTIGQAFDNTAAQYPDGEALVVRHQQRRYTWRQLAETVDLHARAFMALGMQTGDRLGIWSPNCAEWCISQIASAKLGVILVNINPAYRSSELEYVLKQSGCQWLVCAGSFKTSDYHAMLLELKPDLRGMISLDPNPPSGFLPWSQLAALGAGIPPEQLHSRQASLHFDQPVNIQYTSGTTGFPKGATLSHHNILNNGYMVGESLGLTAQDRLVIPVPLYHCFGMVMGNLGCITHGTTMIYPNDGFDPLLTLSAVAEERATGLYGVPTMFIAMLDHPRRGEFALSTLRTGIMAGATCPIEVMRRVISELHMSEVQIAYGMTETSPVSLQTGAHDGLERRVTTVGRTQPQLENKIIDTAGNTVARGEIGELCTRGYSVMLGYWNNPEGTRDAIDEAGWMHTGDLATMDAQGYVCIAGRNKDMIIRGGENVYPRELEEFFFTHPAVADVQVIGIPDERYGEEIVAWVKFHPGHVANELELQTWCKGRIAHFKTPRHFKFVDEFPMTVTGKIQKFRMREISIEELRARSN
- a CDS encoding hydroxymethylglutaryl-CoA lyase — translated: MSLPSHVRLVEVGPRDGLQNEAQPVSVADKVLLVDALSAAGLGYIEVGSFVSPKWVPQMAGSAEVFAQIERKAGVTYGALAPNLRGFEDALAAGVKEVAVFAAASEAFSQRNINCSISESLERFVPIMAAAQQNGISVRGYVSCVLGCPYEGQIAPEQVAAVARELYAMGCYEVSLGDTIGTGTAGATRRLFEVVGGQVPRDKLAGHFHDTYGQAIANIYASLLEGINVFDSSIAGLGGCPYAKGASGNVATEDVVYLLNGLGIETGIDLDALIRAGEQISQVLGRPTGSRVAKARNAV
- a CDS encoding MerR family transcriptional regulator, whose translation is MSTTYSISDLARELDITTRAIRFYEEQGLLAPERRGQERIYSARDKVSLKLILRGKRIGFSLAECRELIELYDPSSGNHIQLNSMLAKIAERREQLEQQLLDIEQMKLELDTAEERCTQALAQTMGQAGH
- a CDS encoding LysR family transcriptional regulator, with product MNLSKVDLNLFIVFDAIYTEANLTRAGQIVGITQPAVSNALARLRETFNDPLFVRTAQGMVPTPMAQNIIGPVRNALSLLRVSVQESRIFNPQQAAKTYRISMTDLTEAVILPLLFQRLRRLAPTVVIESFLSKRRETTKELAAGRLDFAVDAPLNTDPQVRHVKLMEDRYVCAMRKGHPLAGKDKLTLDDYLGLTHIHISSRRNGLGHVDLALGKMGLQRKIALRSQHYLMASQVLQQTDMVMTVPERFARRHELHWFNLPVNDVPPVETHLYWHESTDQDPANRWMREQMIELCQQVTAHEKKLDGKQA
- a CDS encoding acyl-CoA dehydrogenase, encoding MDFAYSPKVQELRERVTAFMDAYVYPAEPVFERQVSEGDRWQPTAIMEELKAKAKADGLWNLFLPESELGAGLTNLEYAPLAEIMGRSLLGPEPFNCSAPDTGNMEVLVRYANEEQKQRWLEPLLRGEIRSAFAMTEPDVASSDATNMAARAERQGDEWVINGKKWWTSGACDPRCKILIFMGLSNPDAPRHQQHSMILVPVDTPGVKIVRPLPVFGYDDAPHGHAEVLFDNVRVPYENVLLGEGRGFEIAQGRLGPGRIHHCMRSIGMAERALELMCKRSVSRTAFGKPLARLGGNIDKIADSRMEIDMARLLTLKAAYMMDTVGNKVAKSEIAQIKVVAPNVALKVIDRAIQMHGGAGVSNDFPLAYMYAMQRTLRLADGPDEVHRAAIGKFEIGKYVPKELMRSGQ
- a CDS encoding substrate-binding domain-containing protein, whose amino-acid sequence is MKLRVLFLLTVFPFYAAASPLPVPDQGPALRIQGSNTIGAALGPALVMGLMEHQGLQGVHSQPAEGANEQRVIGKTRQGKTVTIEVAAHGSSTGFAALKKASADLAASSRPIKDSELVDLEPLGDLKSPGAEQVIAIDGLAIILNPRNPLNTLTTEQLAQIFNGEITTWEALGGVGGAIHLYARDDQSGTYDTFKELVLRLRGKPLAPDAKRFESSEELSDAVSHDPQGIGFIGLPYVRQAKAVAIVDGDSQPMLPITSLIATEDYPLSRRLYFYLPPSGHNLWANALVSFAQSSKGQAIVAANGFIAQHVQAIAVEPRASMPEDYQAIARDAQRLTVNFRFEEGSASLDNKARQDLQRVVAYLKSHDKLDKQVTLVGFGDAKNDPQRAALLSKLRAMAVRRELVKSGVVLRDIRGFGAQMPVAANTADEGRIKNRRVEVWVY